Proteins encoded by one window of Burkholderia plantarii:
- the waaC gene encoding lipopolysaccharide heptosyltransferase I — MQKILIVRVSSLGDVVHNMPAIADIHRHHPDAQIDWLVEESFVDLVKLVRGVHGVLPFSLRRWRKSLGSARTWREIAAFRRRIAGERYDLVIDCQGLIKSAWVASWARGPLVGLGNRTDGAGYEWPARFFYRRRVPIAPRTHVVERTRELVAAALGEPAPTPADELDFGLDTHQAARALASFQLNLPVPYVVFVHATSRADKQWPDAAWIELGQALVRRGASLVLPWGSDAERVTSERLAKEFGAAAIVPPKLSLPAVVGLIDGAAATVGVDTGLVHIAAALKRPTVELYNFATAWRTGGYWSPNVVNLGTAGAPPSLSQVKGALASFGLL, encoded by the coding sequence GTGCAAAAAATTCTGATCGTGCGCGTGTCGTCGCTCGGCGACGTCGTCCACAACATGCCGGCCATCGCCGACATTCACCGGCACCATCCGGACGCGCAGATCGACTGGCTGGTCGAGGAAAGCTTCGTCGATCTGGTCAAGCTCGTGCGCGGCGTACACGGCGTGCTGCCGTTCTCGCTGCGGCGCTGGCGCAAGTCGCTCGGCAGCGCGCGCACCTGGCGCGAGATCGCCGCGTTTCGCCGGCGCATCGCGGGCGAGCGCTACGACCTCGTGATCGACTGCCAGGGCCTCATCAAGAGCGCGTGGGTGGCGAGCTGGGCGCGCGGCCCGCTGGTCGGGCTCGGCAACCGCACCGACGGCGCCGGCTACGAATGGCCGGCGCGCTTCTTCTACCGCCGCCGCGTGCCGATCGCGCCGCGCACGCACGTGGTCGAGCGCACGCGCGAGCTGGTGGCCGCGGCGCTCGGCGAGCCCGCGCCGACGCCTGCCGACGAACTCGATTTCGGTCTTGACACGCATCAGGCAGCGCGCGCGCTTGCCTCGTTCCAGCTCAATCTTCCAGTACCCTACGTCGTGTTCGTCCATGCGACTTCGCGCGCCGACAAGCAGTGGCCCGACGCCGCCTGGATCGAACTCGGCCAGGCGCTCGTGCGGCGCGGCGCGTCGCTGGTGCTGCCGTGGGGCAGCGACGCGGAGCGCGTGACGAGCGAACGTCTCGCGAAGGAGTTCGGCGCGGCCGCGATCGTGCCGCCGAAGCTGTCGCTGCCGGCCGTGGTCGGGCTGATCGACGGCGCGGCCGCCACCGTCGGCGTCGATACGGGCCTCGTCCACATCGCGGCGGCGCTCAAGCGGCCCACCGTCGAGCTGTACAATTTCGCGACCGCATGGCGCACGGGCGGCTACTGGTCGCCGAACGTCGTCAATCTCGGCACGGCCGGCGCGCCGCCCTCGCTGTCCCAGGTGAAGGGCGCGCTCGCGTCGTTCGGCCTCCTGTAA
- a CDS encoding Kdo hydroxylase family protein: protein MTESQILEIASADWRGEQLAVPREQLLAALETGRVLYFPNLRFAIDGGEEALLDPALADPKRKNISLAPDGSAVAGVQGDAVTQSAVRALVARFKQQAGTLVDGLFPEYRGKLRMAPTSLRLRQVETRETSWRKDDSRLHVDAFPSRPNYGERILRVFANVNPAGVPRVWRVGEPFEDVARRFLPGIRPQLPGSAWLLDLLHVTKSRRSAYDHLMLHLHDAMKADLDYQRTSPQQTMPFPSGCVWICFSDQTSHAVMSGQFMMEQTFFLPVKAMARPECAPLGILERLQQRALV from the coding sequence ATGACCGAATCCCAGATCCTCGAAATCGCCTCGGCCGACTGGCGCGGCGAGCAGCTGGCCGTGCCGCGCGAGCAGCTGCTCGCCGCGCTCGAGACCGGCCGCGTGCTGTATTTCCCGAACCTGCGTTTCGCGATCGACGGCGGCGAGGAAGCGTTGCTCGATCCGGCGCTGGCCGATCCGAAGCGCAAGAACATCAGCCTCGCGCCGGACGGCAGCGCGGTGGCCGGCGTGCAGGGCGACGCGGTCACGCAGTCGGCCGTGCGCGCGCTGGTGGCGCGCTTCAAGCAGCAGGCCGGCACGCTGGTGGACGGCCTCTTTCCCGAGTATCGCGGCAAGCTGCGGATGGCGCCGACCAGCCTGCGCCTGCGCCAGGTCGAGACGCGCGAGACCTCGTGGCGCAAGGACGACAGCCGGCTGCACGTGGACGCGTTCCCGTCGCGGCCGAACTACGGCGAGCGGATCCTGCGCGTGTTCGCCAACGTCAACCCGGCCGGCGTGCCGCGCGTGTGGCGCGTGGGCGAGCCGTTCGAGGACGTCGCCAGACGCTTCCTGCCCGGCATCCGCCCGCAGCTGCCCGGCTCGGCCTGGCTGCTCGACCTGCTGCACGTGACGAAGTCGAGGCGCAGCGCCTACGATCACCTGATGCTGCATCTGCACGACGCGATGAAGGCCGACCTCGACTACCAGCGCACGAGCCCGCAGCAGACCATGCCGTTCCCGTCCGGCTGCGTCTGGATCTGTTTCTCGGACCAGACTTCGCACGCGGTGATGTCGGGCCAGTTCATGATGGAGCAAACCTTCTTCCTGCCGGTCAAGGCGATGGCGCGGCCCGAATGCGCGCCGCTCGGCATCCTCGAACGCCTGCAGCAGCGCGCGCTCGTCTGA
- the waaA gene encoding lipid IV(A) 3-deoxy-D-manno-octulosonic acid transferase — protein MLRAVYRALWWIVAPAAVLRLFWRSRREHGYREHIGERFGHLAPAMRAARSPDDGAPLIWVHAVSVGETRAAQPLVEALLAARPDAKLLVTHMTPSGRATGEQLFGTRVLRAYLPYDMPHLVRRFLRAWRPALGLVMETEVWPTLIDECRRAAVPLVLTNARMSARSFRRAAKFGPAAREVFGGFSRVLAQSPSDAERLMALGARNVVVLGNLKFDMSTPPELAARGRAWREAIGRRPVWVAASTREGEEALVLRAFAALKTPGALLILVPRHPQRFDEVAALAAREGLALERRSTRWAPGVAAAAGGTAAPLEAGVAVLLGDSMGELGAYYAAADVAFVGGSLLPLGGQNLIEACAVGVPVLIGPHVFNFTQATADAVAAGAAAQVRDPDELATVLDALFADPARRTAMGAAGAAFAARHRGATARTVDVLTALLPPGGAAVPGHHGEGDASDGGGSGEPEPA, from the coding sequence ATGTTGAGAGCGGTGTATCGCGCGCTTTGGTGGATCGTCGCGCCCGCCGCGGTGCTGCGGCTGTTCTGGCGGTCGCGCCGCGAGCACGGCTATCGCGAGCATATCGGCGAGCGCTTCGGCCATCTCGCGCCGGCGATGCGCGCCGCGCGCAGCCCCGACGACGGCGCGCCGCTGATCTGGGTCCACGCGGTGTCGGTCGGCGAGACGCGTGCCGCGCAGCCGCTCGTCGAGGCGCTGCTGGCCGCGCGGCCCGACGCGAAGCTGCTCGTCACGCACATGACGCCGAGCGGGCGCGCCACCGGCGAGCAACTGTTCGGCACGCGCGTGCTGCGCGCCTATCTCCCGTATGACATGCCGCATCTGGTGCGCCGCTTCCTGCGCGCCTGGCGGCCCGCGCTCGGGCTCGTGATGGAGACCGAGGTCTGGCCGACGCTGATCGACGAATGTCGGCGCGCCGCGGTGCCGCTGGTGCTGACCAACGCGCGGATGTCGGCGCGCTCGTTCCGGCGCGCCGCGAAGTTCGGCCCGGCGGCGCGCGAGGTGTTCGGCGGCTTCTCGCGCGTGCTCGCGCAGAGCCCGTCCGACGCCGAGCGGCTGATGGCGCTCGGCGCGCGCAACGTGGTGGTGCTCGGCAACCTGAAGTTCGACATGAGTACGCCGCCCGAGCTGGCCGCGCGCGGTCGCGCTTGGCGCGAGGCGATCGGCCGCCGGCCCGTGTGGGTGGCGGCCAGCACGCGCGAGGGCGAGGAGGCGCTGGTGCTGCGCGCGTTCGCGGCGCTGAAGACGCCCGGTGCGCTGCTGATCCTGGTGCCGCGCCATCCGCAGCGCTTCGACGAGGTGGCCGCGCTGGCCGCGCGCGAGGGGCTCGCGCTCGAACGGCGCTCGACGCGCTGGGCGCCCGGCGTGGCCGCGGCGGCGGGCGGCACGGCCGCGCCGCTCGAGGCCGGCGTGGCGGTGCTGCTCGGCGACTCGATGGGCGAGCTCGGCGCCTACTACGCGGCTGCCGACGTGGCGTTCGTCGGCGGCAGCCTGCTGCCGCTCGGCGGCCAGAACCTGATCGAGGCCTGCGCGGTGGGCGTGCCGGTGCTGATCGGGCCGCACGTCTTCAACTTCACGCAGGCCACCGCCGACGCGGTGGCGGCCGGCGCCGCCGCGCAGGTGCGGGACCCGGACGAACTGGCGACGGTGCTCGACGCGCTGTTCGCCGACCCGGCGCGGCGCACCGCGATGGGCGCGGCCGGCGCCGCGTTCGCGGCACGCCATCGCGGCGCGACCGCGCGCACCGTCGACGTGCTGACCGCGCTGCTGCCGCCCGGCGGCGCGGCCGTGCCGGGTCATCACGGCGAGGGCGACGCGAGCGACGGCGGCGGCAGCGGCGAGCCCGAGCCGGCCTGA